The Salinibaculum sp. SYNS191 genome has a window encoding:
- a CDS encoding DHH family phosphoesterase codes for MSSVAALRNLLENGSEITIVCHNNPDPDCLASALALGRLAADTGIDERHILYSGNISHQQNRAFVNLLEIELQPFDPAAVTGRESGELLAFVDHSVPGANNKVPEGTPVDIVIDHHPAEDIEAAFVDHREEVGATATILTEYVHESGLDIDTTLATALLFAIRRETLSFLRGVTADEYRAAATLHEHVDKDLLQRLASPSVSSATVDAIADAIEHRVVRGPVLLSHVGRTNERDAIPQAADYLATLEGVETAIVFGLVDDTVQISGRSTDARVHIGDVLHDAFADVGSAGGHREMAGGEIPLGLFADYTDDDDRLTEMIEQIITGRLVAELNLAEDDDDEDDD; via the coding sequence ATGAGCAGCGTCGCGGCGCTACGGAACCTCCTCGAAAACGGGAGCGAAATCACCATCGTCTGCCACAACAATCCCGACCCGGACTGCCTGGCGAGTGCCCTCGCGCTCGGGCGGCTGGCGGCCGACACGGGCATCGACGAGCGCCACATCCTCTACAGCGGCAACATCTCCCACCAGCAGAACCGCGCGTTCGTCAACCTCCTCGAAATCGAACTCCAGCCGTTCGACCCGGCGGCGGTCACCGGCCGCGAGTCGGGCGAACTACTGGCGTTCGTCGACCACTCGGTCCCGGGGGCGAACAACAAAGTACCGGAGGGAACGCCGGTCGACATCGTCATCGACCACCACCCCGCAGAGGACATCGAGGCGGCGTTCGTCGACCACCGGGAGGAGGTCGGAGCGACGGCGACGATACTGACCGAGTACGTCCACGAGAGCGGCCTGGACATAGACACCACGCTGGCGACGGCCCTGCTCTTTGCGATTCGCCGGGAGACGCTGAGCTTCCTCCGCGGCGTCACCGCCGACGAGTACAGGGCCGCGGCCACGCTGCACGAACACGTCGACAAGGACCTCCTGCAACGTCTGGCGAGCCCCTCCGTCAGTTCGGCCACGGTCGACGCCATCGCCGACGCCATCGAACACCGCGTCGTCCGCGGGCCGGTGCTGCTCTCGCACGTCGGGCGCACGAACGAGCGCGACGCGATTCCACAGGCCGCGGACTACCTCGCCACGCTGGAGGGCGTCGAGACGGCCATCGTCTTCGGGCTCGTCGATGATACCGTCCAGATCAGCGGCCGCTCGACGGACGCGCGGGTCCACATCGGCGACGTGCTCCACGACGCCTTCGCGGACGTGGGCAGCGCCGGCGGACACCGCGAGATGGCCGGCGGCGAGATTCCACTCGGGCTGTTCGCCGACTACACCGACGACGACGACCGGCTGACAGAGATGATAGAGCAGATAATCACCGGCCGTCTCGTCGCCGAACTCAACCTCGCGGAGGACGACGACGACGAGGACGACGATTAG
- a CDS encoding halocyanin domain-containing protein gives MDPQRRRVLQLGGIAATSLLAGCSALTAGSGEVTPTETETETDTATPTATATGTIDYGDWFAQTDNFDGTTVDARGQDSLTVTVGAEGNSGGAFAFDPPAVHVDPGTTVTWEWTGNGGSHNVVAEDGSFRSGDPTDEAGHTFEHTFDSEGMVKYFCDPHRGIGMRGAVVVGDSSAGGDGGDGGQQYDWQAATFDSYWYSLYNMSTNIAMSGNGVPFPLNEQMQQLADQRLPAMLANADVDRPPIANPNLSFAAFTEGDPHFTQQPVLEDDSGRPDASTLAWDKSKASGVVSPSSLAWTHLKGVTWAKNFQAHFDILPGEIAPKFRAQLLSTLAQVGINAAILSGGSRGNGALTHGDSFEFLSEYRPSEGRIEDETRRPHHHAAMLWFLSDMTSLAQNGWFGYVNPRPLLPREAGADAVFDPPVGIQEIADGVAGTTMELFSPEDVAQQESTRSVGLMLAAAGYYGPQAGSSDSRAAVTEYVDGLARVVRDNLAGNGMVENGAANQAATQGIVAQGLLWASQLDGVDYTDTAADVLGYMTDTLWDDDAGTFASGPGADTYAITARDAGDITGGLNAADAVFGTSGVRETFARFFDETFNTGGLQRAQRPPSVNGRDNEPPLPPAAGGEFGQAAVYNAEVAYDTGSGSWSVTDDTFRTADALYLANQDIWVGNWAGDFYQGRGVPGQSDSPPN, from the coding sequence ATGGACCCACAGAGACGCCGCGTTCTCCAGCTCGGCGGTATCGCCGCGACCAGCCTGCTCGCCGGCTGTTCGGCACTCACCGCCGGTTCCGGCGAGGTCACGCCGACCGAGACTGAGACCGAGACCGACACTGCCACCCCGACGGCTACTGCGACGGGGACTATCGACTACGGCGACTGGTTCGCCCAGACCGACAACTTCGACGGGACGACCGTCGACGCCCGCGGCCAGGACAGCCTCACCGTGACAGTCGGGGCCGAAGGCAACAGCGGCGGGGCCTTCGCCTTCGACCCGCCGGCGGTACACGTCGACCCCGGGACGACCGTCACCTGGGAGTGGACCGGCAACGGCGGCAGCCACAACGTCGTCGCGGAGGACGGTTCCTTCCGGAGCGGTGACCCGACGGACGAGGCCGGCCACACCTTCGAGCACACCTTCGACAGCGAGGGCATGGTCAAGTACTTCTGCGACCCTCATCGCGGCATCGGGATGCGGGGGGCCGTCGTCGTCGGCGACTCCTCGGCCGGTGGCGACGGCGGCGACGGGGGCCAGCAGTACGACTGGCAGGCCGCGACGTTCGACTCGTACTGGTACTCGCTGTACAACATGAGTACGAACATCGCGATGAGCGGGAACGGCGTCCCCTTCCCGCTGAACGAACAGATGCAGCAGTTGGCTGACCAGCGGCTGCCGGCGATGCTGGCGAACGCCGACGTCGACCGCCCCCCGATCGCGAACCCGAACCTCTCGTTCGCGGCTTTCACCGAGGGCGACCCCCACTTCACCCAGCAACCGGTGCTGGAAGACGACAGCGGCCGTCCCGACGCCTCGACGCTTGCCTGGGACAAGTCGAAAGCCTCCGGTGTCGTCAGTCCGTCATCGCTCGCCTGGACGCACCTCAAGGGGGTCACCTGGGCGAAGAACTTCCAGGCGCACTTCGATATCCTGCCCGGCGAGATAGCGCCGAAGTTCCGCGCGCAGTTGCTGTCGACGCTGGCACAGGTCGGTATCAACGCCGCCATCCTCTCCGGGGGCTCCCGCGGCAACGGTGCGCTGACCCACGGTGACAGCTTCGAATTCCTCTCGGAGTACCGACCCAGCGAGGGCCGCATCGAGGACGAAACGCGCCGACCACACCACCACGCTGCGATGCTGTGGTTCCTCTCGGACATGACGAGTCTCGCCCAGAACGGGTGGTTCGGGTACGTCAACCCCCGGCCGCTCCTCCCGCGGGAGGCGGGGGCCGATGCCGTCTTCGACCCGCCAGTCGGTATCCAGGAGATCGCCGACGGCGTCGCCGGGACGACGATGGAACTGTTCAGTCCGGAGGACGTGGCGCAGCAGGAATCGACCCGCTCGGTCGGTCTCATGCTCGCTGCCGCCGGATACTACGGTCCACAGGCCGGCAGTTCGGACAGCCGGGCGGCGGTTACGGAGTACGTCGACGGGCTTGCTCGCGTCGTGCGGGACAACCTCGCGGGCAACGGGATGGTGGAGAACGGCGCGGCCAACCAGGCTGCTACGCAGGGCATCGTCGCCCAGGGGCTGCTGTGGGCGTCCCAGCTGGACGGTGTCGACTACACCGACACCGCCGCGGACGTGCTCGGGTACATGACCGACACGCTGTGGGACGACGACGCCGGCACCTTCGCTTCCGGTCCCGGTGCCGACACCTACGCCATCACCGCGCGCGACGCCGGCGACATCACCGGCGGGCTCAACGCCGCCGACGCCGTCTTCGGCACGTCGGGCGTCAGGGAGACCTTCGCCCGCTTCTTCGACGAGACGTTCAACACCGGCGGCCTCCAGCGCGCCCAGCGGCCGCCGTCGGTCAACGGCCGCGACAACGAACCGCCGCTGCCACCGGCGGCCGGCGGCGAGTTCGGCCAGGCCGCGGTCTACAACGCCGAAGTCGCCTACGATACCGGCAGCGGGTCGTGGTCGGTCACCGACGACACCTTCCGGACGGCCGACGCGCTCTACCTGGCGAACCAGGACATCTGGGTCGGCAACTGGGCCGGCGACTTCTACCAGGGCCGGGGCGTCCCCGGACAGTCCGACTCGCCACCGAACTGA
- a CDS encoding [LysW]-lysine hydrolase: MSEVSHGTTETKAQGEARDLLVKLVGIPSVTHKERACAEQLKTFFENHDREVWIDDAGNVRAPADDGVLLTSHIDTVPGDIPVRVETLPSDDVAWGGGGSPPGDEADVLWGRGSVDAKGPLASMAVAAVRTGASFIGVVGEEVDSRGSRYVIEDREAEPDAVINGEPSGWDGITLGYRGLVAGTYVATSESGHTSRPENNAIQDAIQWWANVEDEFDTDEWEPVFERVTPKPIDIDGGLSEDGLSVEATMDVQLRVPPSMSTEEVIEITDGYLDVADRVNWDDRVEPVMQSPRTKVARAFRGAIRQQDGDPRLLRKTGTSDMNVFAQHWDCPMVTYGPGDSDLDHAPNEHLGLDEYDKSVAVLETATERLL; this comes from the coding sequence ATGAGCGAAGTCAGTCACGGCACCACGGAGACCAAAGCCCAGGGCGAGGCCAGGGACCTGCTGGTGAAACTCGTCGGCATCCCGTCGGTGACCCACAAGGAGCGGGCCTGTGCCGAACAGCTCAAGACGTTCTTCGAGAACCACGACCGCGAGGTGTGGATAGACGACGCGGGCAACGTCCGCGCGCCGGCCGACGACGGCGTCCTCCTGACCTCGCACATCGACACCGTCCCAGGAGACATCCCGGTGCGCGTCGAGACGCTGCCGAGCGATGACGTCGCCTGGGGCGGCGGCGGGAGCCCGCCCGGCGACGAGGCCGACGTGCTCTGGGGCCGGGGGAGCGTCGACGCGAAGGGCCCGCTGGCGTCGATGGCCGTCGCGGCCGTGCGGACGGGCGCGAGTTTCATCGGCGTCGTCGGCGAGGAGGTCGACTCCCGGGGGAGCCGCTACGTCATCGAGGACCGCGAGGCCGAACCGGACGCGGTCATCAACGGCGAACCCTCCGGCTGGGACGGCATCACGCTGGGCTACCGCGGACTGGTGGCCGGGACCTACGTCGCCACCAGCGAGTCCGGGCACACCTCCCGCCCGGAGAACAACGCCATCCAGGACGCCATCCAGTGGTGGGCCAACGTCGAGGACGAGTTCGACACCGACGAGTGGGAACCCGTCTTCGAGCGCGTCACGCCCAAGCCCATCGACATCGACGGCGGGCTCTCGGAGGACGGCCTCTCCGTCGAGGCGACGATGGACGTGCAACTGCGCGTCCCGCCGTCGATGAGCACCGAGGAGGTCATCGAGATAACGGACGGCTACCTCGACGTGGCCGACCGGGTGAACTGGGACGACCGGGTCGAACCCGTCATGCAGAGCCCGCGGACGAAGGTCGCGCGGGCCTTCCGCGGGGCCATCCGCCAGCAGGACGGCGACCCGCGCCTGCTGCGCAAGACCGGGACCAGCGACATGAACGTCTTCGCACAGCACTGGGACTGCCCGATGGTCACGTACGGGCCGGGCGACTCGGACCTCGACCACGCGCCCAACGAACACCTCGGGCTGGACGAATATGATAAGTCAGTGGCGGTACTCGAAACGGCCACGGAGCGGCTCCTGTAA
- a CDS encoding glycine zipper domain-containing protein yields MGSRIKRIWNRSKYAAIGAAIGAALGGLISRNAASTGGGLGALVGATVGEKRVDVGNLVEKVNQRTAES; encoded by the coding sequence ATGGGTTCTCGCATCAAACGAATCTGGAATCGCTCGAAGTACGCAGCTATCGGCGCGGCCATCGGAGCCGCACTCGGTGGCCTCATCAGCCGTAACGCCGCCAGCACCGGCGGGGGCCTGGGTGCGCTCGTCGGTGCCACCGTCGGCGAGAAACGGGTCGACGTCGGCAACCTCGTCGAGAAAGTGAACCAGCGCACCGCCGAGTCGTAG
- the argF gene encoding ornithine carbamoyltransferase, translated as MDLVDVDDLTTDELHAVLDRAADIKAGRAAGNPEKPLADQTLAMIFEKPSTRTRVSFETGMTRLGGHAIFLGPDDIHLGHGEPIKDTARAVARYADFIMARVFDHSDVEELAEYATVPVVNGLTDDAHPCQTLADLLTIRERFGFDTSVAWVGDGNNVCQSFVLGAAMVGLDLTVATPPEYDVDDDVLARADELGAAPETTTDPDAAVEDADVIYTDVWVSMGQEDEREEKLSAFDGFQLTRDFVGDRTVMHCLPAHRGEEITDDVLESENAIVWDQAENRLHAQNGLLVWLSEQ; from the coding sequence ATGGACCTGGTGGACGTCGACGACCTCACGACCGACGAACTGCACGCAGTCCTCGACCGCGCGGCCGACATCAAGGCCGGCCGGGCGGCCGGCAACCCCGAGAAGCCGCTGGCGGACCAGACGCTGGCGATGATTTTCGAAAAACCGTCGACGCGGACCCGCGTCTCCTTCGAGACGGGCATGACACGGCTGGGGGGGCACGCCATCTTCCTCGGACCGGACGACATCCACCTGGGCCACGGCGAGCCCATCAAGGACACCGCCCGCGCCGTCGCGCGCTACGCCGACTTCATCATGGCGCGGGTGTTCGACCACAGCGACGTGGAGGAACTGGCCGAGTACGCCACGGTGCCGGTGGTCAACGGCCTCACGGACGACGCCCACCCCTGCCAGACGCTCGCTGACCTGCTGACCATCCGTGAACGCTTCGGCTTCGACACCTCGGTCGCGTGGGTCGGCGACGGCAACAACGTCTGCCAGTCGTTCGTCCTCGGCGCGGCGATGGTCGGGCTGGACCTGACGGTCGCGACGCCGCCCGAGTACGACGTCGACGACGACGTGCTCGCCCGCGCGGACGAACTCGGGGCCGCCCCCGAGACGACGACCGACCCCGACGCGGCGGTCGAAGACGCCGACGTCATCTACACCGACGTCTGGGTCAGCATGGGCCAGGAGGACGAACGCGAGGAGAAGCTGTCGGCCTTCGACGGCTTCCAGTTGACGCGCGACTTCGTCGGCGACCGGACCGTGATGCACTGCCTGCCCGCCCACCGCGGCGAGGAGATTACCGACGACGTGCTGGAGAGCGAGAACGCAATCGTCTGGGACCAGGCGGAGAACCGCCTCCACGCACAGAACGGCTTGCTCGTCTGGTTGTCAGAGCAGTAG
- a CDS encoding PRC-barrel domain containing protein: protein MPTLTETDIGKKVVNQDGESVGMISGFEGGQAYVEPDPGLTDRIMSKLGWEDIDEDNFPLDSEEVHTITDDEVRLRG from the coding sequence ATGCCAACACTCACAGAGACAGACATCGGCAAGAAAGTGGTCAACCAGGACGGCGAGTCGGTCGGGATGATATCGGGCTTCGAGGGCGGACAGGCCTACGTCGAGCCGGACCCGGGACTGACAGACAGGATAATGTCGAAACTCGGCTGGGAGGACATCGACGAGGACAACTTCCCGCTGGACAGCGAGGAAGTCCACACGATTACCGACGACGAGGTCCGCCTCCGCGGCTGA
- a CDS encoding aspartate aminotransferase family protein: protein MSGFVFNEKPIQIEEGDGPYVYDDSGTEFLDMGASYACVPLGHDHDAVKSAVQEQLSKLTYVQASYPVDVRTELYERLADTAPDPIDKTWLCNSGTEANEAALKFARAATGNSKIIATMQGFHGRTMGALATTWKNKYKKPYEPLIGDVEFVPYDDPEAMQEAVDDDTAAVIVEPVQGEGGINPASAEFLQTTREATEEAGAALIFDEVQTGMGRTGTLWAAEGAGVAPDMITAAKGLGNGLPVGATLCRDWIADNYGSHASTFSGGPVISAAANATVKTIVEEDVPGHAADVGEYLRGQLEAEVGDAARDIRSEGLMVGVEVKRGANRLLKELALNHGILALPAGRTVVRLLPPLTITEEHADQVVDALVDVIT from the coding sequence ATGAGTGGGTTCGTCTTCAACGAGAAGCCCATTCAAATCGAGGAGGGGGACGGGCCGTACGTCTACGACGACAGCGGCACCGAGTTCCTCGACATGGGCGCGTCCTATGCCTGCGTCCCGCTGGGCCACGACCACGACGCCGTGAAGTCGGCGGTCCAGGAGCAACTCTCGAAGCTCACCTACGTGCAGGCGTCGTACCCCGTTGACGTCCGGACGGAACTGTACGAGCGCCTCGCCGACACGGCCCCGGACCCCATCGACAAGACGTGGCTGTGCAACTCTGGGACGGAGGCCAACGAGGCCGCATTGAAGTTCGCCCGCGCGGCGACGGGCAACTCGAAGATAATCGCCACGATGCAGGGCTTTCACGGCCGTACGATGGGCGCTCTCGCGACCACGTGGAAGAACAAGTACAAGAAGCCCTACGAGCCGCTCATCGGGGACGTGGAGTTCGTGCCCTACGACGACCCCGAGGCGATGCAGGAGGCTGTCGACGACGACACCGCCGCGGTCATCGTCGAACCCGTCCAGGGCGAGGGCGGCATCAACCCCGCCTCCGCGGAGTTCCTGCAGACCACCCGCGAGGCCACCGAGGAGGCCGGTGCCGCGCTCATCTTCGACGAGGTACAGACCGGGATGGGCCGGACCGGCACGCTGTGGGCCGCGGAAGGGGCCGGCGTCGCGCCGGACATGATTACCGCCGCGAAAGGACTGGGCAACGGCCTGCCCGTCGGCGCGACGCTGTGCCGGGACTGGATCGCCGACAACTACGGCTCCCACGCCTCGACGTTCTCCGGCGGCCCGGTCATCTCCGCAGCCGCGAACGCGACGGTGAAGACCATCGTCGAGGAGGACGTCCCCGGTCACGCCGCCGACGTCGGCGAGTACCTTCGTGGGCAACTCGAAGCCGAGGTCGGCGACGCAGCACGCGACATCCGCAGCGAGGGACTGATGGTCGGTGTCGAGGTGAAACGGGGGGCCAACCGCCTGCTGAAGGAACTCGCGTTGAACCACGGGATTCTGGCGCTGCCCGCCGGGCGGACAGTCGTGCGCCTGCTTCCGCCGCTGACGATTACGGAGGAGCACGCCGACCAGGTGGTCGACGCGCTGGTGGACGTGATAACATGA
- the argC gene encoding N-acetyl-gamma-glutamyl-phosphate reductase: MTYTASVVGGSGFTGGELLRILDGHPEFEIAQATSRSKENKTVGHAHPNLRHRDLRFSHPEDLESVDVLFAATPHGVSMERIDAFQDAADTVVDLSADFRLNTEEQYDEWYDGHVRPELLEKSVYALPELTRDELPGADLIASGGCNATATILGLLPLFEADILSGDEQVVVDVKVGSSEGGAGGGEASSHPERSGVVRPYAPTGHRHEAEIEQFLGLDVSFTVHAVDMIRGASATAHVFPGQPVSKGDLWGAYRGSYEEEPFVELVAGGGGVYRYPEPKAVAGTNRAEVGFELDPGNKRIVAFSAIDNMMKGSAGQALHAANVALGIEETAGLNFRGLHPVGAP, from the coding sequence ATGACGTATACGGCCAGCGTCGTCGGCGGCAGCGGGTTCACCGGCGGCGAGTTGCTTCGCATCCTCGATGGCCACCCCGAGTTCGAAATCGCACAGGCCACCAGCCGGTCGAAGGAGAACAAGACCGTCGGCCACGCCCACCCGAATCTGCGCCACCGGGACCTGCGCTTCTCGCACCCGGAGGACCTGGAATCGGTGGACGTGCTGTTCGCCGCGACCCCTCACGGCGTCTCGATGGAGCGCATCGACGCCTTCCAGGACGCCGCGGACACCGTGGTCGACCTCTCCGCCGACTTCCGGCTGAACACGGAGGAGCAGTACGACGAGTGGTACGACGGCCACGTCCGGCCGGAGTTGCTGGAGAAGTCCGTCTACGCGCTGCCGGAACTCACCCGCGACGAACTGCCGGGTGCCGACCTCATCGCCTCCGGCGGGTGCAACGCCACGGCCACCATCCTCGGCCTGCTCCCGCTGTTCGAGGCGGACATCCTCTCGGGCGACGAGCAGGTCGTCGTCGACGTGAAGGTCGGCTCCAGCGAGGGCGGCGCCGGCGGTGGCGAGGCCTCCTCGCACCCCGAGCGCTCGGGCGTCGTCCGCCCGTACGCGCCGACCGGTCACCGCCACGAGGCGGAAATCGAACAGTTCCTCGGCCTGGACGTCTCCTTCACCGTCCACGCCGTCGACATGATTCGCGGCGCGTCGGCGACGGCGCACGTCTTCCCCGGTCAGCCCGTCTCGAAGGGCGACCTCTGGGGGGCCTACCGCGGGTCCTACGAGGAGGAGCCGTTCGTCGAACTCGTCGCCGGCGGCGGCGGCGTCTATCGCTACCCCGAACCGAAGGCCGTCGCGGGGACGAACCGCGCGGAGGTCGGCTTCGAACTCGACCCCGGGAACAAGCGCATCGTCGCCTTCTCGGCCATCGACAACATGATGAAGGGCTCGGCCGGCCAGGCCCTCCACGCGGCCAACGTCGCGCTGGGCATCGAGGAGACGGCCGGCCTGAACTTCCGCGGGCTCCACCCCGTGGGTGCCCCGTAA
- a CDS encoding acetylglutamate/acetylaminoadipate kinase encodes MTVVIKVGGARAVDPAGALADVASLVDSGEDTVVTHGGSTAVDDTLERLGMEPEYVETPSGVVGRFTDEDTIEVFEMVMPGLLNTEMVAGLQSEDVDAVGLSGVDGKLLYGPRKSAVRVVEDGKRKIRRGDHSGSIKQVNGDLLESLLSDGYTPVVSPPMAGADEDGVTPVNTDADRSAAAIAGELDGTLVLLTDVPGILEDPDDRDTLIREVETPEDWTRMEDAAEGFMGRKVMAIREALEGGAPEVIVADANIDQPVATAMEGDGTHVYPSALPDDAETDGGDDE; translated from the coding sequence ATGACTGTAGTTATCAAAGTTGGCGGTGCCCGCGCGGTCGACCCCGCGGGCGCGCTCGCGGACGTCGCATCGCTCGTCGACAGTGGCGAAGACACCGTCGTGACACACGGCGGGTCCACCGCCGTCGACGACACCCTCGAACGCCTCGGCATGGAACCGGAGTACGTCGAGACGCCGAGCGGCGTCGTCGGCCGGTTCACCGACGAGGACACCATAGAGGTCTTCGAGATGGTGATGCCGGGCCTTTTGAACACCGAGATGGTCGCCGGCCTCCAGAGCGAGGACGTCGACGCCGTGGGCCTGTCCGGCGTGGACGGGAAGCTGCTGTACGGTCCGCGCAAGTCCGCGGTCCGCGTCGTCGAGGACGGCAAGCGCAAGATTCGCCGCGGCGACCACTCCGGGTCAATCAAGCAGGTCAACGGCGACCTCCTCGAATCGCTGCTCTCGGACGGTTACACGCCGGTCGTCAGCCCGCCGATGGCCGGGGCAGACGAGGACGGCGTCACGCCGGTCAACACCGACGCCGACCGCTCCGCGGCCGCCATCGCGGGGGAACTCGACGGCACGCTCGTCCTGCTGACGGACGTGCCGGGTATCCTCGAAGACCCCGACGACCGCGACACGCTCATCCGCGAGGTCGAAACCCCCGAGGACTGGACGCGCATGGAAGACGCCGCAGAGGGCTTCATGGGCCGGAAAGTGATGGCCATCAGGGAAGCACTCGAAGGGGGTGCGCCAGAGGTCATCGTCGCAGACGCGAACATCGACCAGCCCGTCGCCACTGCGATGGAGGGCGACGGCACGCACGTCTACCCCAGCGCTCTACCCGACGATGCCGAGACCGACGGAGGTGACGACGAATGA
- a CDS encoding pentapeptide repeat-containing protein, whose product MATECGYTHDVSAERFEDVPGETWTCSREAVEDGHCVFHTDPDAVSDEAVREALLEAVSTEDGPLRLVGAHLGSLSLNYAILDGPSNHPIDLRETEVHGTLSARYVTVERPLRLDGAHLHSRVDFEDATFSRRVDFGGATFEDRVSLRLADFESWLDLRETDFHGPAYMRVATFERGIYGVDATFHAAADFLNTHFADVANFYRATFHRGAIFDSSTFEGNAQFYDADVDAPAVKLDSASGSPRSERERRDGVALSLDGVTCERDLRLAGATLGGDVAVTDSDLGRDLRCGDISTAGSVVVDCSGTAVVSGEVAGSDGGVTYDLTGATVGELDIVDDATFDVFRFDETTFSGFDFGAYKRDLAARDWRLHDDGTEHTPERLENLYLRAKNGANEIGETRASAEFFIREMTYRRAAHRERALAGDGLRERVRGVSQWLSNAALRLTCGYGERPFRPVVFSLGLIAVFAGVYARLDAPIAYTQPLGYLTFSVEGFVSLILGLPEITGSTLSFVVALEGFLGGFVIALFVFTLTRSISR is encoded by the coding sequence ATGGCAACGGAGTGTGGGTACACTCACGACGTGTCCGCCGAGCGGTTCGAGGACGTCCCGGGCGAGACCTGGACCTGCTCGCGGGAGGCGGTCGAGGACGGACACTGCGTGTTCCACACCGACCCGGACGCCGTGAGCGACGAGGCGGTCCGGGAGGCGCTACTGGAGGCCGTCTCGACCGAGGACGGCCCGCTGCGACTCGTCGGCGCACACCTGGGGTCGCTGTCGCTGAACTACGCCATCCTGGACGGGCCCTCGAACCACCCCATCGACCTCCGCGAGACCGAGGTCCACGGGACGCTGTCGGCGCGGTACGTCACCGTCGAGCGGCCGCTGCGACTGGACGGGGCACACCTCCACAGCCGCGTGGATTTCGAGGACGCGACCTTCTCGCGGCGGGTTGACTTCGGCGGCGCGACCTTCGAGGACCGCGTCTCCCTCCGGCTGGCCGACTTCGAGTCCTGGCTCGACCTCCGCGAGACCGACTTCCACGGCCCGGCGTACATGCGCGTCGCCACCTTCGAGCGGGGTATCTACGGCGTCGACGCGACGTTCCACGCGGCCGCCGACTTCCTGAACACGCACTTTGCGGACGTGGCGAACTTCTACCGGGCGACGTTCCACCGGGGGGCCATCTTCGACAGCAGTACCTTCGAGGGAAACGCGCAGTTCTACGACGCCGACGTCGACGCGCCGGCGGTCAAACTGGACTCCGCGTCGGGGAGCCCCCGCTCCGAGCGGGAACGACGGGACGGCGTGGCGCTGTCGCTGGACGGCGTCACCTGCGAGCGTGACCTCCGCCTGGCCGGGGCGACTCTCGGCGGCGACGTCGCCGTCACCGACAGCGACCTGGGGCGGGACCTCCGGTGTGGCGACATCTCGACCGCCGGCAGCGTCGTCGTGGACTGTTCGGGGACGGCCGTCGTCAGCGGCGAGGTGGCGGGCAGCGACGGGGGCGTGACCTACGACCTCACCGGCGCGACGGTGGGCGAACTCGACATCGTCGACGACGCCACGTTCGACGTGTTCCGCTTCGACGAGACGACCTTCAGCGGGTTCGACTTCGGGGCGTACAAGCGCGACCTGGCCGCCCGAGACTGGCGACTCCACGACGACGGGACAGAGCACACGCCCGAGCGACTGGAGAACCTCTACCTGCGCGCGAAAAACGGCGCGAACGAAATCGGGGAGACGCGGGCGTCGGCGGAGTTTTTCATCCGCGAGATGACCTACCGGCGGGCCGCTCACCGCGAGCGGGCACTCGCGGGGGACGGTCTCCGCGAGCGAGTCCGGGGCGTCTCGCAGTGGCTGTCGAACGCGGCGCTACGGCTGACCTGCGGCTACGGCGAGCGGCCGTTCCGACCCGTCGTGTTCTCGCTGGGGCTCATCGCCGTCTTCGCCGGCGTCTACGCCCGGCTGGACGCCCCCATCGCCTACACTCAGCCGCTGGGCTACCTGACGTTCAGCGTCGAGGGGTTCGTCTCGCTCATCCTCGGCCTACCGGAGATCACCGGGTCGACGCTCAGCTTCGTCGTCGCGCTGGAGGGCTTTCTCGGCGGGTTCGTCATCGCGCTCTTTGTCTTCACGCTGACACGCTCGATCAGCCGGTGA